GAGGTATTTTTCAATATAGCGGAAGTCCTCAACCGAACGCTTGTCGCTCTTGTAGTCCACCGTGTCGATTTTCATCTCGAATCGAGCCGAGCCGTTGTCGAAACTGACCGTCTGCGTGAGGGTCGAGCGCGCCTTCAAGGAGGTCTCCATGGACTCGGGGGTCGTATTCATGGTGTCCTGGGGGGCGAACACATTCAGGTTTGCTTCCAGGGTGAATTTTTGAACGGGGGCGTTCTGGGTATTGAACGCCAAAGAAACATCATTGCTTTCGCAAGAGCACAAAAAAGTGAGTGCCGCAGATGTGGCACAAATCTTGATAAAATTCATGCCTTGAATGTAGTAAATAGTTGGCGGTTGGCTGCCCGCAGAACTTAGTTCTGGGGGCCCTTGTTGCCAGAATCGCCCTTTTCAAGTCGCATCCGCTGGAAGAAGGCCTTCAACAGGCCCAGGCACTCGTCAGCGAGTACTCCGCCCACAACTTCGACCTCGCGCTTGAGGGCGTTGTTCGAGATTACGTCTATGGTCGTGCCGCAACCGCCAAAGCGTGTATCCGGAGAGCCGTAGACCACGCGGGAAACGCGGCTGTTGAGGATGGCCCCCGCGCACATCGGGCAAGGTTCGAGCGTTACATACAAAGTAGAGCCATCCAAGCGCCAGTTCTCGAGCTTGCCCGCGGCGGTTCCGATGGATAAAATTTCGGCATGGGCGGTGGCGTCCCTCAGCATCTCTATCTGGTTATGGCCCTTCCCTATCACCACACCATCCTTCACGATAACGCAACCGATGGGAATTTCCTTCTCGT
This genomic stretch from Fibrobacter sp. UWP2 harbors:
- the tadA gene encoding tRNA adenosine(34) deaminase TadA, yielding MSFTADDEKYMRMALREAEKAFDEKEIPIGCVIVKDGVVIGKGHNQIEMLRDATAHAEILSIGTAAGKLENWRLDGSTLYVTLEPCPMCAGAILNSRVSRVVYGSPDTRFGGCGTTIDVISNNALKREVEVVGGVLADECLGLLKAFFQRMRLEKGDSGNKGPQN